In Acidobacteriota bacterium, the genomic stretch GCTCGCCTCCACTTGCGATCTGTTCGACCGGATGCAACGGCTCACCCGGATTGGTCGCGATCATGTACTGCACCTGGTCGAAGCCGGCGGTGGTCCAGTTCGCCTGGTCGTCGGCGCCGGAGAGCTCGATCTTGAACTTCGCTTTCATTGCCAGGTCGTTGATCTCGTCCTCGACCAGCTTCTCGAGTCTCTTGGCCGCGTCGTAGCGCTTCTTCGACAAGCCACGCGCGAGTTTCAGATACGCCTCGGCGGCGGTGGCGAGTTCTTGGTTCAGCTCGCGCAGCACTTCATCTTGGTTCTCGATCTGGTTGAGTTTCTGCGCCACGCCGGCGCCGAAGGCGACGACGTCTGCGACCGTCGCGCCATATTTCCTCTTCAATCGATCGATGGAAGCCAGGCGGTCTTCAATCTCGGCCAGCCGCTCAGGCGAAGCGTGGATATTGGCGGCGTAGTCGCGCAGCGTGAGCCCGAGATCTTCGACCACGGCGCGAGCAGAGGCGAGCGTCGCAGCGGCATCGGCGAACTTCGCGTCGAAGCGCGCCAGCTCTTCGAGCGACTTCCCCGCCGCGCGCATGGTCGCGGCGGCCGAGCCGTTGCTCTCGTAAAGATTGTCGTAGGCGGTGTTCGCCGCCAGGTAAAGCTTCTCCGCGTTGGCGAGCACGCGCTTCTCATTCTCCAGGCGCTGGTCTTCGCCGGCGGCGAGCCGGGCTTGCTCGATCTCCTTCTTCTGGAAGCTCCACAGGTCGACGAGGCGCAAGCGGTCTTGCTCATCGCGTTGCAGGCCGGTGATGCGCTGCCGGATGCCGTTCCACTTGCTGAAGGCGTCGGCGAGCGCGGCGGTATCGAGATCGGCGTAGCGGTCGAGCAACACAAGACGCTCATGTGCGTCGAACGAGAGGATGGACTGGCTCTGCGCGTGGATGGCGCCCAGCAGGGGGGCGAGCTGTTTGAGCACGCTGACGGTGGCCGGCTGGTTGTTGACGAAGACTCGCCCTTTACCGCCGGCGGAAATCTCGCGACGCAGGATAAGTTGCGCGGAGTCAGGATCGAGACCGTTGGCTTCGAGGATGGGATCGACCAGCTTGGTGGGCGCTTCGAAGACGCCGGCGACCACGGCCTTCTCCGCGCCGTGGCGGATGACGTCCGCGGAAGCCTTCTCGCCAAGGAGCAACGCGAGCGCATCAATAAGGATGGACTTGCCCGCGCCGGTCTCGC encodes the following:
- the recN gene encoding DNA repair protein RecN, encoding MLLELRVENYAVIDNVAVEFAAGLNLLTGETGAGKSILIDALALLLGEKASADVIRHGAEKAVVAGVFEAPTKLVDPILEANGLDPDSAQLILRREISAGGKGRVFVNNQPATVSVLKQLAPLLGAIHAQSQSILSFDAHERLVLLDRYADLDTAALADAFSKWNGIRQRITGLQRDEQDRLRLVDLWSFQKKEIEQARLAAGEDQRLENEKRVLANAEKLYLAANTAYDNLYESNGSAAATMRAAGKSLEELARFDAKFADAAATLASARAVVEDLGLTLRDYAANIHASPERLAEIEDRLASIDRLKRKYGATVADVVAFGAGVAQKLNQIENQDEVLRELNQELATAAEAYLKLARGLSKKRYDAAKRLEKLVEDEINDLAMKAKFKIELSGADDQANWTTAGFDQVQYMIATNPGEPLHPVEQIASGGELSRVLLALKATVDSSAGVPPAGSRASRPRSGARTLVFDEIDTGIGGRAAEAVGKKLKSLARSEQVLCITHLPQIASFADQHYAIEKREAAGRTRTSVRKLEPKERTEEIARMLSGAKVTDTSLKHAEQMLKANA